One window of Cohnella hashimotonis genomic DNA carries:
- a CDS encoding helix-turn-helix domain-containing protein, which yields MNAFINAVELAQPVVHFANRWVGAPGEAFGPRIIGDYQWIYVRGGKGSARIGTESFRVYAGCLFTYGPGQPHWFRSSDDDPLVLYGLHFGYEGHAGLDDVLRMIQNVDWDRFEKISPDVPVPFPSKIETGAWPLPYFERLVEEYRGNRTLSALVLRGLITELLARVARWVIDKPPPALPQDKRMLRVKESLESNAMESYQTDWLTDGLPFSQDYVSRLFKHCFGHSPRDFHNQARLAKARQLLEETELSSTAIADRMKFGSVHHFCKWFKKHTGIQPGAYRKRSRFL from the coding sequence TTGAATGCGTTTATCAATGCTGTCGAACTCGCGCAGCCGGTCGTTCATTTTGCGAACCGGTGGGTCGGCGCGCCAGGCGAAGCCTTCGGTCCGAGAATCATCGGGGATTATCAATGGATCTACGTGCGGGGCGGCAAAGGGAGCGCGCGAATCGGCACCGAATCATTCCGCGTTTATGCCGGTTGCTTGTTCACCTACGGACCCGGCCAGCCGCATTGGTTCCGCTCGAGCGACGACGATCCGCTGGTGCTGTATGGCTTGCACTTCGGCTATGAGGGGCATGCCGGATTAGACGATGTGTTGCGGATGATTCAGAACGTAGATTGGGATCGCTTCGAAAAAATATCCCCCGATGTCCCCGTCCCTTTTCCATCAAAGATAGAGACGGGCGCTTGGCCGCTGCCGTACTTCGAGCGATTGGTCGAGGAGTATCGGGGCAACCGGACGTTGAGCGCGCTGGTGTTAAGAGGACTGATCACCGAGCTTTTGGCCAGAGTCGCACGGTGGGTCATCGACAAGCCGCCCCCGGCGCTGCCGCAGGACAAACGAATGCTCCGCGTGAAGGAAAGCTTGGAGAGCAATGCTATGGAGAGCTATCAGACGGATTGGCTGACGGACGGGCTGCCCTTTAGCCAAGATTATGTTTCCCGCTTGTTCAAGCACTGCTTCGGCCATTCTCCGCGAGACTTTCATAACCAGGCCAGATTGGCCAAAGCCAGGCAGTTGCTCGAGGAGACGGAGCTTAGCTCCACCGCGATCGCCGACCGGATGAAATTCGGCAGCGTGCATCACTTTTGCAAATGGTTCAAAAAGCATACGGGCATACAGCCTGGCGCTTACCGCAAGAGAAGCCGTTTCCTGTAG
- a CDS encoding phytanoyl-CoA dioxygenase family protein, with protein MNPIMDNDLKPVSGTFADASPLLGQPDRLRARAKEDGVLFFKSLIPRTRVLEVRRGILDILDSFGVMDPQYPLMEGMADIEAVNRYTAEELQWNGVGVTFDMYRRIQKLEAFHAMAHSPEILAIFSTLFEETPFAHPRNIGRIMLPHRDAKITPSHQDFLHIQGASNTWTCWMPLGDVSRELGGLAVLKGSHQAGLLGVSSNPGAGGLESILCGLDYEWQTIDYEAGDVLVFHSHTVHKSMPNQIPGQIRLSCDYRYQPASEVIEPASLKPHGPFEWDELYEGWANEDLKHYWEDKEFRFKEFDHSIRWQKEKIC; from the coding sequence ATGAATCCTATAATGGACAATGATCTTAAACCTGTATCCGGAACCTTTGCCGACGCCAGTCCGCTTCTTGGCCAACCCGATCGACTGCGCGCCAGAGCAAAGGAAGACGGCGTTCTGTTCTTTAAAAGCCTCATTCCCCGCACTCGCGTGCTGGAAGTTCGTCGCGGCATTCTGGACATTCTGGACAGCTTCGGCGTGATGGATCCGCAATACCCGCTTATGGAAGGAATGGCGGATATCGAAGCCGTCAATCGTTATACCGCCGAAGAGCTGCAGTGGAACGGCGTCGGCGTCACGTTTGACATGTATCGTCGCATCCAAAAGCTCGAAGCGTTTCATGCCATGGCCCATTCTCCGGAAATTCTGGCCATCTTCTCGACGCTGTTCGAAGAAACGCCGTTTGCGCATCCGCGGAATATCGGCCGGATCATGCTGCCGCATCGCGATGCGAAAATTACGCCTTCGCACCAGGACTTCCTTCATATCCAGGGCGCGTCCAACACCTGGACCTGCTGGATGCCGCTCGGCGACGTGTCGAGAGAGCTGGGCGGCTTGGCCGTCCTCAAAGGAAGCCATCAGGCAGGGCTGCTCGGCGTATCCAGCAACCCCGGAGCGGGCGGTCTGGAATCGATCTTGTGCGGGTTAGACTACGAATGGCAGACGATCGACTACGAGGCTGGAGACGTTCTCGTTTTTCACAGCCACACCGTTCACAAATCGATGCCGAACCAGATTCCGGGTCAAATCCGGCTATCGTGCGATTACCGCTATCAACCGGCCAGCGAAGTCATTGAACCTGCTTCTTTGAAGCCCCACGGTCCGTTTGAATGGGATGAGCTCTATGAAGGCTGGGCCAATGAGGATTTGAAGCATTACTGGGAAGACAAGGAGTTCCGGTTTAAGGAATTCGACCATTCCATCCGCTGGCAAAAGGAAAAAATATGCTGA
- a CDS encoding SGNH/GDSL hydrolase family protein, with translation MEELLWHAPDDPPFQIAGFAWRTKERKYRRLPTVAPGEIREILDELANHTSGGQIRFRTNATKLAIQVKLFAQNTAEHIPATAVNGFDCYLGAPGEQRYFGTTRFPYDADRYEYVFFEGLEAAQRCVTLNFPLFQGVHEVRIGVNPGADISAFPAYASDRKVVLYGTSITQGGCASRPGMSYTNILSRRFDREFINLGFSGNGQGDPEIARFMTEIDDPGCIVLDYDANNPDIDNLIRTMPEFIRILRSRHASVPILVLSRIPYGYEHTQTSSCLDRIARRDYQKERVEELRLQGDRFVHFYDGAHLLGECWNECTVDGVHPTDLGFMRIADALTPVLKPILLS, from the coding sequence TTGGAAGAACTCCTATGGCACGCGCCCGATGATCCTCCTTTTCAGATCGCCGGATTTGCCTGGCGGACGAAGGAGCGCAAGTATCGCCGGCTGCCGACCGTCGCGCCCGGCGAGATTCGCGAGATTCTGGATGAGCTGGCGAACCATACATCAGGGGGCCAGATCCGTTTCCGCACGAATGCGACCAAGCTCGCCATTCAGGTCAAGCTGTTCGCGCAGAACACCGCGGAGCATATCCCTGCGACGGCCGTTAACGGATTCGACTGCTATCTGGGCGCGCCCGGCGAGCAGCGGTATTTCGGAACGACAAGATTTCCATATGATGCCGATCGTTACGAGTATGTGTTTTTTGAAGGCCTGGAGGCGGCGCAGCGCTGCGTCACTTTGAACTTTCCGTTATTCCAGGGCGTGCATGAAGTTCGTATCGGGGTAAATCCGGGTGCCGACATCAGCGCGTTCCCCGCCTACGCGTCGGATCGCAAGGTCGTGCTGTATGGAACGTCGATTACGCAGGGAGGCTGCGCATCGCGACCGGGGATGTCGTACACCAACATACTGAGCCGCAGATTCGACCGGGAGTTTATTAATCTCGGTTTCTCCGGCAACGGGCAGGGCGACCCCGAGATTGCGAGATTCATGACCGAGATCGACGATCCGGGCTGCATCGTCCTTGATTATGACGCCAACAATCCGGATATCGACAATCTGATCCGGACGATGCCCGAATTTATTCGCATTTTGCGAAGCAGGCATGCAAGTGTACCGATCCTCGTGCTGTCGCGGATTCCTTATGGCTACGAGCATACGCAAACATCATCCTGTCTGGATCGAATCGCGAGACGGGATTATCAAAAAGAGCGGGTGGAAGAGCTTCGGCTCCAGGGCGATCGCTTCGTTCATTTTTACGACGGGGCTCATCTGCTCGGGGAGTGCTGGAACGAATGCACGGTAGACGGCGTCCATCCGACCGATCTTGGCTTCATGCGGATCGCTGACGCTTTAACGCCGGTACTGAAGCCGATCTTGCTATCCTAA
- a CDS encoding glycoside hydrolase family 2 protein — protein sequence MLSLNGTWQLLVDRENKGIEERWFDSIRFEAQPAPVPGVIQQVFPGYHGVAWYWKTIDDDCDCSAGERTLLRFGAVDYLADVWVNSKRAGSFEGGETPFEFDITELWAAEGGNLLAVRVLNPTNEPIDGIVLGQVPHRNKNEVASAGGDFNHGGIKGHVDLRTVPAVYVTNVFVQPEMNTGTVKITTTVSNSLGAATAAALQGAVARTDGSGDTIQADRIILNAECGESVHEMTVTIPNPRLWRLEDPYLYQLTIEIQTAGQRPHRQAVRFGFKDFRIVDGFFHLNGKRIFLKSTHTMNATPVTMNVQTLSDHLRKDMFYLKAAGFNAVRFIAGVASPEQLDLCDEIGLLVFEETMANWCLNFTSDPKYPTLPYSEEVGKRYDHSNIEMIKRDRNHPCIAAWSLLNETYDGPVFERAVAFLPTLRRYDASRLVLLNSGRFDFRFSIGSASNPGGDAWEYCWGIEAPDAPTLKFDRPSAEGSGEFHYYPPTPQSAETNSFLRYMGNGTKPVYLSEYGIGSLFNVINEWRHFEQAQARTDLEDASWLQEQSESLYADWKRLGLEDAYPFPEDMLRDSQRLNARQRTFGFNLIRSNPRLCGYNLTGMLDHGMCGEGMWTFWREWKPTMFDAVSDGFAPLKWCLFVDAMHGYCGREITVEAVLATEDALAPGAYPARFKVFGPTGTVWEKAVSFTVPESMPFAVPVMKETIRIDGLQGSYTFAANLERGGAPSGGAVKFQMTDPKAYPLSNGQVTLWGIDQSVENWLAGRGLNCVPLQAGEGPNQEVIIVGNPVDASNEETWMLLKQRMKNGAAVLFADPMLFIDNESAIQWLPLTNKGTCKRIKESIYHKECVANRHVVFDGLQGPGILDMDVYGQVISHEIFLGQDTPYETICAGFNTGHYRIPRGYEVESVNRSLSD from the coding sequence ATCCTATCGTTAAACGGTACCTGGCAGCTGCTCGTCGACCGGGAGAATAAAGGCATCGAGGAACGATGGTTCGACAGCATTCGTTTCGAGGCGCAGCCCGCTCCCGTACCAGGCGTCATCCAACAAGTGTTTCCCGGATATCATGGCGTGGCCTGGTATTGGAAGACGATCGACGACGACTGCGATTGTTCCGCCGGAGAGCGAACCCTCCTCCGTTTCGGCGCGGTGGATTATCTGGCCGACGTATGGGTGAACAGCAAGCGCGCCGGCTCCTTTGAAGGCGGGGAAACGCCCTTCGAGTTCGATATCACGGAATTATGGGCTGCCGAAGGCGGGAACTTGCTGGCTGTTCGCGTACTGAATCCAACCAATGAACCGATTGACGGCATCGTACTCGGCCAGGTACCGCATCGGAACAAAAATGAAGTCGCGTCGGCCGGCGGGGACTTCAACCATGGCGGGATCAAAGGGCACGTGGATTTGAGGACGGTGCCCGCCGTTTATGTGACGAACGTTTTTGTGCAGCCGGAAATGAATACGGGCACAGTTAAGATCACGACTACGGTGAGCAACAGTCTTGGCGCAGCAACGGCCGCTGCTTTGCAAGGCGCTGTCGCACGAACGGATGGATCCGGGGACACGATTCAAGCCGATCGCATTATCTTGAACGCGGAATGCGGCGAGTCCGTTCATGAGATGACCGTGACGATCCCGAATCCGCGGTTGTGGCGACTCGAAGACCCTTATCTTTATCAATTGACGATCGAAATTCAAACAGCCGGCCAACGCCCGCACAGGCAAGCCGTGCGTTTCGGTTTCAAGGATTTTCGAATTGTCGACGGCTTCTTTCATTTAAACGGCAAACGGATTTTCCTGAAAAGCACGCATACGATGAATGCAACGCCCGTTACGATGAACGTGCAGACCTTATCCGATCATCTTCGTAAAGATATGTTTTATTTGAAAGCCGCCGGATTTAACGCGGTTCGGTTTATTGCAGGCGTCGCTTCCCCGGAGCAGCTCGATCTTTGCGATGAGATCGGTTTGCTGGTTTTCGAAGAGACGATGGCCAACTGGTGCTTGAATTTCACGAGCGACCCGAAATATCCGACGCTTCCTTATTCTGAGGAAGTCGGGAAGCGCTACGATCATAGCAATATCGAGATGATCAAACGCGACCGCAATCACCCTTGCATTGCCGCGTGGAGTTTATTGAACGAAACGTACGACGGTCCCGTCTTCGAAAGGGCCGTTGCCTTTCTTCCGACCCTGCGCCGGTACGACGCTTCCCGATTAGTGCTTCTCAACAGCGGCCGCTTTGATTTTCGGTTCAGCATCGGCTCGGCAAGCAATCCAGGCGGCGACGCATGGGAGTATTGCTGGGGGATCGAAGCGCCCGACGCGCCGACGCTTAAGTTCGATCGCCCGTCCGCCGAGGGCAGCGGCGAATTTCATTATTATCCGCCTACACCGCAATCCGCCGAGACGAACAGTTTCCTTCGCTATATGGGGAACGGCACCAAGCCGGTATATCTTTCGGAATACGGAATCGGCAGCCTATTTAACGTGATTAACGAATGGAGGCACTTCGAGCAGGCGCAAGCCCGGACCGATCTGGAAGATGCTTCTTGGCTGCAGGAACAAAGCGAGTCCTTGTATGCGGATTGGAAAAGGCTCGGTCTGGAAGACGCTTATCCGTTCCCGGAAGATATGCTCCGCGACAGTCAGCGGCTGAACGCGCGCCAACGCACATTCGGCTTCAACCTGATTCGCTCCAATCCCCGGCTATGCGGATACAACTTGACGGGCATGCTCGATCACGGCATGTGCGGCGAAGGCATGTGGACCTTCTGGCGCGAATGGAAGCCGACGATGTTCGATGCGGTAAGCGACGGGTTTGCTCCGCTCAAGTGGTGCTTGTTCGTGGATGCCATGCATGGCTATTGCGGCCGGGAGATTACGGTCGAAGCGGTTCTGGCCACGGAGGACGCGTTGGCGCCGGGAGCGTATCCCGCCAGATTCAAAGTTTTCGGACCGACAGGCACGGTATGGGAGAAGGCCGTTTCGTTTACCGTTCCGGAGAGCATGCCTTTTGCGGTACCCGTGATGAAAGAGACAATCCGAATCGACGGTCTGCAAGGAAGTTACACGTTTGCGGCCAATTTGGAACGAGGCGGCGCGCCTTCCGGGGGCGCGGTGAAATTTCAGATGACCGATCCGAAAGCATATCCGCTAAGCAACGGACAAGTGACGCTATGGGGGATCGATCAGTCTGTAGAGAATTGGCTCGCAGGTCGCGGGTTGAATTGCGTACCGCTTCAAGCTGGAGAAGGACCGAACCAGGAAGTCATCATTGTCGGAAATCCGGTAGACGCCTCGAACGAAGAAACCTGGATGCTTCTTAAGCAACGCATGAAAAATGGCGCGGCCGTTCTTTTTGCGGACCCGATGCTTTTTATTGACAACGAATCGGCGATTCAATGGCTGCCTCTGACGAATAAAGGCACTTGCAAACGCATCAAAGAATCGATTTATCATAAGGAATGCGTAGCGAACCGGCATGTCGTATTCGACGGTCTGCAAGGGCCCGGCATTCTCGATATGGACGTTTACGGTCAAGTGATCTCGCATGAGATCTTTTTGGGACAAGACACGCCCTATGAAACGATTTGCGCCGGCTTCAACACGGGACATTATCGGATTCCTCGGGGTTACGAGGTCGAGTCTGTTAATCGCTCATTATCAGACTGA
- a CDS encoding alpha-L-rhamnosidase → MNDVTLTNLKTEYLYNPLGIDTPRPRLSWMIKTESRGFLQFAYRILVSSDRQQLVDESAFVWDSGKVSSAQSVFVPYKGTALLTNERYYWKVRVWDRDDQPSDWSEISEWSMGLLSISDWKANWIGEVFKPVDGNREVSFFRKSFTIEKPVKCATLFATAFGAIELSINGSRVGEDYFAPEWTDYQTRVHYRTYDVTALLREGSNAVGSILGEGWYSGYIAWYGKNLYGEALRFMLQMSIRYEDGTEDTIVSDASWKESKGPILFSDFLMGESYDARLEHGGWNEPGFDDSAWRSPHVYGDFKGWITAQASPPIRVMEEKEPIAERKLASGAQLIDLGQNMVGWVRIGVTGERGSKVTLRYAEILDQDGSIYTDNLRTAKQTDTYTLKGEGEEIYEPKFTFHGFRYVEIVASDDVTVTQITGRVIHNAMKSTGKLVTSDKGVNQLFNNIYWTQRANFISVPTDCPQRDERMGWTGDAQIFSRTASYNMDVAGFFAKYMTDIVDAQRKTGAFTDTAPFLKGFSDWCTFVASAGWADAGVIIPWTMYSVYEDRRIVEDHYEAMAAWMDFLIKMNPSLLRTDTQYYGDWLSLSASTPMDLFATAYFAYCAKLMAAMSEAVGKKEQAASYAELFERIRSRFNETFVGEDGRIAGETQTGYAMALFMELLTDESRAKAASHLVVDIEQRGWHITTGIHGIKYLLPVLCEAGYEEAAYRLLLQETYPSWLYSIINGATTIWERWDGWTEEKGFQTPGMNSFNHYALGAVGEWMFRYMGGIDKASGSPGYKHVQIRPFMNARLASVDCEYESSYGTIRSRWSIEDGFAELQVTIPPNTQADIHIPFIDGEQVYEGGMPLHDGTNDRTDASVIVLGIVGQKRVVQVGSGEYHFRTRFHSKGAGQLEA, encoded by the coding sequence ATGAACGACGTCACCCTGACGAATCTCAAGACGGAATACTTGTACAACCCGCTGGGCATCGATACGCCGCGCCCAAGATTGAGTTGGATGATTAAAACCGAGTCGAGGGGATTTCTCCAATTCGCTTATCGAATCCTCGTCTCCTCCGATCGGCAGCAGCTCGTTGACGAGTCCGCGTTCGTCTGGGATTCGGGGAAGGTGAGTTCGGCGCAATCCGTCTTCGTGCCCTATAAAGGGACTGCGCTATTGACCAATGAACGCTATTATTGGAAAGTTCGTGTGTGGGATCGGGATGACCAACCGTCCGATTGGAGCGAAATAAGCGAGTGGTCCATGGGGCTGCTGAGCATAAGCGACTGGAAAGCGAATTGGATCGGCGAGGTTTTTAAACCCGTGGATGGCAATCGCGAAGTCAGCTTCTTCCGCAAATCCTTTACGATCGAAAAACCGGTGAAGTGCGCGACATTATTCGCGACGGCTTTCGGCGCGATCGAGCTCAGCATCAATGGCAGCCGCGTCGGGGAGGACTACTTTGCGCCGGAATGGACCGACTACCAGACCAGGGTGCATTACAGGACTTACGATGTCACTGCTTTGCTGCGCGAAGGCTCGAATGCAGTCGGAAGTATTCTCGGAGAGGGATGGTACAGCGGTTATATCGCCTGGTACGGGAAAAATCTCTATGGCGAAGCGCTTCGTTTTATGCTGCAGATGTCCATCCGCTACGAAGACGGAACCGAAGACACGATCGTCTCGGATGCCTCGTGGAAAGAGAGCAAGGGACCGATTTTGTTCTCGGATTTTCTTATGGGGGAGAGCTACGACGCCAGATTGGAGCACGGCGGGTGGAACGAACCGGGCTTTGACGATTCAGCATGGCGAAGCCCGCATGTGTACGGCGATTTCAAAGGATGGATCACGGCCCAGGCGAGCCCGCCGATCCGAGTGATGGAAGAGAAGGAGCCGATTGCGGAGCGGAAGCTGGCGTCGGGAGCGCAGCTGATCGATCTCGGCCAGAATATGGTCGGTTGGGTTCGAATCGGGGTGACCGGCGAGCGGGGTTCCAAGGTTACCTTGCGCTATGCGGAAATATTGGACCAGGATGGCTCCATCTACACGGATAATTTGCGGACGGCTAAACAAACGGATACGTATACCCTCAAAGGCGAGGGGGAGGAAATATACGAGCCCAAGTTTACTTTCCACGGATTCAGATATGTGGAGATCGTCGCGTCCGATGATGTGACGGTGACGCAAATTACCGGACGCGTCATCCACAATGCGATGAAGTCGACGGGCAAGCTTGTCACTTCAGATAAGGGCGTCAATCAGTTGTTCAACAACATTTATTGGACGCAGCGCGCTAACTTTATAAGCGTCCCGACCGATTGTCCGCAGCGGGACGAGCGAATGGGATGGACCGGAGATGCGCAGATCTTCTCCCGCACCGCTTCGTATAACATGGACGTTGCGGGTTTTTTCGCGAAGTATATGACCGATATCGTGGATGCGCAGCGGAAAACGGGCGCTTTTACGGATACGGCGCCTTTTCTCAAAGGATTTTCAGACTGGTGCACGTTCGTCGCTTCCGCGGGCTGGGCCGACGCAGGCGTCATCATCCCTTGGACGATGTACAGCGTCTATGAAGATCGAAGGATCGTCGAAGACCATTATGAGGCGATGGCCGCCTGGATGGACTTCCTGATCAAGATGAATCCGAGCCTGCTGCGCACGGATACCCAGTATTACGGAGACTGGTTATCCCTCAGCGCAAGCACGCCGATGGACTTGTTCGCTACCGCCTACTTTGCTTATTGCGCCAAGCTCATGGCAGCCATGTCGGAGGCGGTCGGGAAAAAGGAGCAAGCCGCCTCGTACGCCGAACTTTTTGAACGAATCCGATCTCGATTCAACGAAACCTTTGTCGGGGAAGACGGACGAATCGCAGGGGAGACGCAAACCGGTTATGCGATGGCGCTCTTCATGGAGCTGCTTACCGATGAATCAAGAGCGAAGGCCGCTTCCCATCTGGTCGTGGATATCGAGCAGCGCGGCTGGCATATTACAACGGGAATTCATGGCATTAAATATTTGCTGCCCGTACTGTGCGAAGCAGGCTACGAGGAAGCCGCGTACCGTCTGCTGCTTCAAGAAACGTATCCTTCGTGGCTTTATTCCATCATAAACGGCGCGACGACGATCTGGGAGCGATGGGACGGCTGGACCGAGGAGAAAGGCTTTCAGACGCCGGGCATGAATTCCTTTAATCATTATGCGCTTGGCGCCGTAGGAGAGTGGATGTTCCGCTATATGGGCGGGATCGACAAGGCTTCCGGGAGCCCCGGTTACAAGCACGTTCAGATCCGGCCCTTCATGAACGCCCGTCTCGCCTCCGTCGATTGCGAATATGAAAGCAGCTACGGCACGATCCGAAGCCGCTGGTCGATCGAAGACGGCTTCGCCGAGCTTCAGGTGACGATTCCGCCGAATACGCAGGCGGACATCCATATTCCGTTCATCGACGGGGAGCAAGTTTATGAGGGCGGCATGCCTTTACATGACGGGACGAACGACCGGACTGACGCATCCGTAATCGTTCTTGGCATCGTCGGGCAAAAACGAGTCGTGCAGGTCGGGTCCGGCGAATACCATTTCCGAACTCGTTTTCATTCCAAAGGGGCAGGGCAATTGGAGGCGTAA
- a CDS encoding mandelate racemase/muconate lactonizing enzyme family protein: MKIVAVHTKAIKIPFFKGEKWSGGTRYSAPSLIVQIETDEGLIGIGESVGPTIPVIQSVVDKEFAPFVIGRDPMELESILHRLEEYCVNWKQIGNYGLAGIEMALLDLRGKILNTPVYNLLGGKVKQEVAFSGYIFIDKPEVNAEEARKFAAAGYTELKLKVGRDIDLDTKRVKAVREAVGPAMKIRIDANQNWSVPTAIKAIRKMEKYDLQMVEQPTRFDDVDGMAAVARAVDVPIIADEGCATYEDALRLIDKRACACFLVYPSEAGGILKARQIVDLANHAGIWCATGSWAETGIGTLGNVHMVASSRNFPFANDTHLKFMKGDLLREELMFNDGKITVPDLPGFGIDLDITKLNHFGTDFEREMVFYDPQDPQFQPRIGQLL, from the coding sequence ATGAAAATCGTCGCCGTCCATACGAAAGCCATCAAAATCCCCTTTTTTAAAGGCGAAAAATGGTCCGGAGGCACAAGGTACAGCGCGCCTTCGCTGATCGTTCAGATCGAGACGGACGAAGGCTTGATCGGAATCGGCGAGTCTGTCGGACCGACGATCCCGGTCATCCAATCCGTCGTGGACAAGGAGTTCGCCCCATTCGTCATCGGCCGCGATCCGATGGAACTGGAATCGATCCTTCACCGTCTTGAGGAATATTGCGTCAACTGGAAGCAGATCGGCAACTACGGCTTGGCCGGCATCGAGATGGCGCTGCTCGACCTGCGCGGCAAAATCCTGAACACGCCCGTCTACAACCTGTTAGGCGGCAAGGTGAAGCAGGAAGTGGCGTTCTCGGGCTACATCTTCATCGACAAACCCGAAGTCAACGCCGAGGAAGCGCGCAAGTTCGCCGCCGCGGGCTATACGGAATTGAAGCTGAAGGTCGGGCGCGACATCGACCTCGATACGAAGCGGGTCAAAGCCGTGCGCGAGGCGGTCGGTCCGGCGATGAAGATCCGCATCGACGCCAATCAGAACTGGAGCGTGCCGACGGCGATCAAGGCGATCCGCAAGATGGAAAAGTACGACCTGCAAATGGTCGAGCAGCCGACGCGATTCGACGATGTGGACGGCATGGCCGCCGTCGCGCGCGCCGTCGACGTGCCGATCATCGCGGATGAAGGCTGCGCCACTTACGAGGATGCCTTGCGGCTGATCGACAAGCGCGCCTGCGCCTGCTTCCTCGTGTATCCGTCCGAAGCCGGCGGCATCTTGAAGGCCAGGCAGATCGTCGATCTGGCCAACCACGCCGGCATCTGGTGCGCCACGGGGAGCTGGGCGGAGACGGGCATCGGCACGCTCGGCAACGTACACATGGTCGCATCGTCGCGGAACTTCCCGTTCGCGAACGATACGCATCTGAAGTTCATGAAGGGTGACCTGCTGCGCGAGGAGCTCATGTTCAACGACGGGAAAATAACGGTTCCCGACCTCCCGGGCTTCGGCATCGATCTGGACATCACGAAGCTGAACCATTTCGGTACGGACTTCGAACGCGAGATGGTATTCTACGATCCGCAGGACCCGCAATTCCAGCCGCGGATCGGACAATTGCTCTAA
- a CDS encoding zinc-binding dehydrogenase: MAEATQAETLHCCLGGIDKLDIRLGDHAAVIGDGPTGLYYVQLLKAAGASQVTLIGMRDNRLALGRELGADTTVNLGAEPKAAKIRDPLPATETQHIVIDAAGNEASLKLGIELLRRGGRLLLFGLPGHPVQVDIQAAVLKELTLMGSTNAPQVWPRVIEMIASGSVKVSPMITHHYDFDELDQAIAFARNEPDEAIKIIVNQE, translated from the coding sequence TTGGCGGAAGCGACGCAAGCGGAGACGCTGCATTGCTGTCTCGGCGGCATCGATAAGCTGGACATTCGACTGGGGGACCATGCCGCAGTCATCGGGGACGGTCCGACCGGCCTCTATTATGTGCAGCTGTTAAAAGCGGCCGGCGCAAGCCAGGTCACGCTGATCGGCATGCGGGACAATCGTCTCGCGCTAGGGCGCGAGCTGGGCGCGGACACCACGGTCAACCTGGGTGCGGAACCGAAGGCTGCCAAGATCCGCGATCCGCTTCCGGCGACGGAAACCCAGCATATCGTCATCGATGCGGCAGGCAACGAGGCTTCCTTGAAGCTCGGGATCGAGCTGCTTCGAAGAGGGGGACGGCTGCTGCTCTTCGGATTGCCGGGCCATCCCGTCCAGGTGGACATTCAGGCAGCGGTGCTAAAGGAATTAACGTTGATGGGCTCGACGAACGCGCCGCAAGTATGGCCGCGCGTCATTGAGATGATCGCCTCCGGCAGCGTGAAGGTCAGTCCGATGATTACACATCATTACGACTTCGATGAACTGGATCAAGCGATTGCATTCGCGCGGAACGAACCGGATGAAGCGATCAAGATTATCGTCAATCAAGAATAG
- a CDS encoding alcohol dehydrogenase catalytic domain-containing protein, producing the protein MQKKIWQWTGFNTMASSVILREEPGSGQVEIRILSIGICGTDLHIMSGHAGFGGPPLALGHELAGVVERIGDGVAGWQPGDRVCIDPLIG; encoded by the coding sequence ATGCAAAAGAAGATATGGCAGTGGACGGGCTTCAATACGATGGCGTCAAGCGTTATCTTGCGCGAGGAACCGGGCAGCGGCCAAGTCGAGATTCGCATCCTGTCGATCGGCATTTGCGGCACGGATCTGCATATCATGAGCGGCCATGCCGGCTTCGGCGGACCGCCGCTTGCGCTTGGCCATGAATTGGCCGGCGTTGTGGAACGGATTGGCGACGGCGTTGCCGGATGGCAGCCGGGCGACCGCGTCTGCATCGATCCGCTGATCGGCTGA